GGCCAGGATGACCCTTCGTGCGGCTCTGCGCCACATTTCTTCAAGGGTTTTTACTTCTTCGGTATCAAGCCGCTTTTTGGTAACGTCGATTTTTAACATACGCCTCTCCTCTTGGAATATAGTTTCTCGCTCGACCTATAGCGCACTGGGCCAGGAATTCAAGAAGATTTTTAAAGATAAACCTTCCCCTCAGCCCAAAAATCAGACTAAGATATATTATATGGAAAAACTACCTATCGGTATTCAATCTTTCCGAAAGATAAGAGAGGGAAATTTTGTCTATGTTGATAAAACTAAATACGCCCTAGATTTGCTTGAAAGCTATCAATATGTCTTCCTTGCGAGGCCAAGAAGGTTCGGGAAATCACTTTTTTTAAACACCTTAAAAGAAATATTTGAAGGCCCTAAAGAGCTTTTCAAAGGCCTTTACATTTACGATAAATATGACTTCCCCAAACATCCTGTTATACGAATCAGCTGGGCAGGAAACTTGAAGACCTTAGATGAAATCAAAAGTACGGCCTTTGCCATTTTACGTAGCCACGAAAGAAAATTCGACATTACATGCGACGAAAGAAAGGTCCCTGCAGCTTGCTTGAAAGAACTGATTGAAAGAATCTACTATAAGTTCAAAGCCAAAGTGGTGGTCCTTGTTGATGAATACGACAAACCTATTCTTGACAATATAGAAGAAGTCAACGCGGCTAGAGAGGCCCGAGAATTTTTACGTGGATTTTATTCAGTTATCAAAGACGCAGACGAATATTTGCGCTTTGCCTTTATCACAGGTGTCAGTAGGTTCTCCCGTGTTTCTATCTTTAGTGGAATAAACAATCTGGTTGATATCTCTCTCAATCCTAAATTTGCTTACATCTGCGGATACCTTCACGAAAACCTTACTCATGAATTTAAAGAATACCTAAAAGGAGTAGATCTAGAAAAGGTGCGCCGCTGGTATAACGGTTACAACTTCTTAGGACATGAAAAACTTTATAATCCTTTCGATATTTTACTTTTTATTGACAGTGGCTTTGAATTTAAAAATTATTGGTTTGAGACTGCTACGCCAAGTTTTCTAATAAAGCTCCTGGAAAGAAAAACATACAACTTAATTTGTTTCGAACATTTAGAGGTTGATGAAAAGATCCTTTCAAGTTTTGATGTTGAACGACCTGATTTGGAAACCATAATGTTCCAGTCTGGCTACTTAACTATAAAACAAGTAAAACATATTTTGCATAAGAACCGCTATGTTTTAGCCTTTCCTAATATGGAAGTTCGGATGAGCTTTAATGATTACCTACTGGATTACCTTCTTTTGAAAGACAGATACGAAAAACAAAAATTAGCAGATTTTCTTTATGAAGTCCTCCGAAATGAAAGATTAAAAGACTTGGAAAAAGCCCTTAAGGCTCTGTTTGGAAATATTGCTTACACAAATTTCGTCAAAAATTCCCTTTCAAAATATGAAGGTTTTTATGGAAGCGTGTTTTACGCCTTTTGGGCAGGCGCAGGATTTGAAGTAATTCCTGAAGACATAACTTCACAAGGCAGGATAGACTTAACAGTCATCCTGGAAGACAAGGTCTATATCTTTGAATTTAAAGTTCACGATGAAGACCCTTTAAGGCAAATAGAACAAAAAAAATATTATGAAAAATACTTGTACGCCAAAACTATTTACGGTGTAGGTATAATCTTTGACAATAAAACCCGCAGCCCTCGAAAACTTGAAACGAAAAAATTTAAGTAAATTCATTTAGAATAGTTTTAATTTTTTCCCATTTTTGCTCAAGCTCATCAGGGTTTTTAAAGCTAAAAGTCAAAGAATATTCGTCTTTTTCAAAGCCAGGGGAAGGACTTATCTTGACACCCACCTCACGCAAACGCGCCGCTAGCTTTTTAAATCTTTCTTCACGCTCCCATATCCTGGGATTAAGCAGTTTGTGCAAAAAGGCAAAAAGGGCTTCTGTCTTTTGTTGAGGGCTTAAGTCTTGGTCTGCAAGCAAGGCCTGAAAAGTTCTGTCCTCTAAGATTTCAACAACTGATTTTTTTTCTTTGCGCGAGAGATCTTCCAGCATTTCCAAAAAGATCCGCTGACGACTGCTACTAAAAGGAATTTCTCTAAAAATTGCAAGAATCTTGCGGCGGCCTTTTTCATCAAAAGAAAAAAGCTTTAGCACTGCTTTGGGGTTAAGCCTTTCTTCCACCAACAACTTTTTGCCTTCTTCTTCCAGAAAAGCTATTTTTTCAAGGAGTTCCAAGTGATAGTGGTGTGCCGGAAATCCAAGACGTGGCAAAACTTTTTCAATAACTTCTTTGTCAGAAAGATAACCACGGAATTTTTCCACTGCCTGGGCCTTTTCAACTAAATTAAGCCCTCGAGAAGTGATGTTTTCTTCACAACAAAGGCTAAGACAGGTAAGGTCATCGGTCCATCCGGGCAGGATCCGACAAAACGTTT
The nucleotide sequence above comes from Thermodesulfatator atlanticus DSM 21156. Encoded proteins:
- a CDS encoding ATP-binding protein — protein: MEKLPIGIQSFRKIREGNFVYVDKTKYALDLLESYQYVFLARPRRFGKSLFLNTLKEIFEGPKELFKGLYIYDKYDFPKHPVIRISWAGNLKTLDEIKSTAFAILRSHERKFDITCDERKVPAACLKELIERIYYKFKAKVVVLVDEYDKPILDNIEEVNAAREAREFLRGFYSVIKDADEYLRFAFITGVSRFSRVSIFSGINNLVDISLNPKFAYICGYLHENLTHEFKEYLKGVDLEKVRRWYNGYNFLGHEKLYNPFDILLFIDSGFEFKNYWFETATPSFLIKLLERKTYNLICFEHLEVDEKILSSFDVERPDLETIMFQSGYLTIKQVKHILHKNRYVLAFPNMEVRMSFNDYLLDYLLLKDRYEKQKLADFLYEVLRNERLKDLEKALKALFGNIAYTNFVKNSLSKYEGFYGSVFYAFWAGAGFEVIPEDITSQGRIDLTVILEDKVYIFEFKVHDEDPLRQIEQKKYYEKYLYAKTIYGVGIIFDNKTRSPRKLETKKFK
- a CDS encoding ParB/RepB/Spo0J family partition protein, with protein sequence MSSEFSLIELTQIDFEDRTFCVSYPERAELLKESIDLVGIIHPPVLRPKSTAFQIISGRGRLIAAKTLGIKKTFCRILPGWTDDLTCLSLCCEENITSRGLNLVEKAQAVEKFRGYLSDKEVIEKVLPRLGFPAHHYHLELLEKIAFLEEEGKKLLVEERLNPKAVLKLFSFDEKGRRKILAIFREIPFSSSRQRIFLEMLEDLSRKEKKSVVEILEDRTFQALLADQDLSPQQKTEALFAFLHKLLNPRIWEREERFKKLAARLREVGVKISPSPGFEKDEYSLTFSFKNPDELEQKWEKIKTILNEFT